The genome window TACTAAAATTCATTTTTTCCAGGAAAATTTAAATTTTAGACATAAAATTTTAATTTTATTCAAAAGAGAAATATTTTTAACTCTTAATTGAATTACATCATTATTATTCGCATCTATTCTTTTAGATTTAAGTTTTGGGATTACTTTTAATTTTTTCCAAAACTTTAATATTCAGAATCAAAATTTTAGCCTTTTTCAACAAATTAGTCTTAGTTTTCCAGCGTTATTTGCAAAAGTTAACTTTTTTTTCTTAATTATTAATAATCTTTCAATTTTTGGTTCTAAAAAATTAACAATTATTGATCGTTATTCAAAAACAACTGTTTATTTGAAAAAAGTAACCTTAAAAAATGATTATCCAAGCTCAATTCAGGCTAATTTTATTCCAGTTCATTGGGAAGGTAATTAAATATGTCATCACAAAATATTCTATCTCAACTTAATGATAAACAGAAAATTGCCGTTATTAGCAACAGTTCTCATTTAAGAATTGTTGCCGGAGCTGGTACTGGAAAAACTAGTGTATTGACAAAAAAAATCGCCTACATTATTAATGAATCACTCACCTATCCAAACCGAATTTTAGCACTTACTTTTACAAATAAAGCGGCTGAAGAGATGCGCACTCGTGTTGAAAAGTTAATTGGCGAGAAATCAAAGGACATTCAAATTCTTACATTTCACTCACTTTGTAATTTAATTTTACGAATTGAGGCAAAAAAAATCGTTGAAATTGAAGAGATTCCAATCACCGATTACAGATTTAACATAATCGATGAACAGGATCAAAAAAAAATAGTTGAAAAACTTTTAGGCAATCATTTAAAAACTGCCGAAGACCGTGATGAAAAAAAAATAACCGCTTATCAAGCAGTTGAATTTATTTCAAAAGCAAAAAATTTAGAAAAAACTCCTGAAGAAATGCTTTCAAGTGCAAATAATGAAATTGAAGGAATAAAGGCTCAAGTTTATCAACAATATGTCGCAAAAACAAAGGATAATAACATAATTGACTTTGATGATCTTTTGCTTTATACCAAAATTACTTTTGAAAAAAATCCGCAAATTTCTGAGCGCTGGCAAAAGAAATTTGACTATGTTTTAGTCGATGAATTTCAAGATACTTCGTTAATTCAGTACTCAATTTTAAAATTTTTCATCAAAAATAACACCCGTCTAGTTGTTGTTGGCGATCCTGATCAAACAATTTACTCATGACGAGGCGCTGATCCTTCGCTAATTTTGAATCTAGAAAAAGACTATCCTGATTTACAAACAGTAATTCTTGATAAAAATTACCGATCAACACAGAATATTCTCGATGCCGCTAATCATTTAATTTCGAACAACGAAAACCGAATAAAAAAAAATTTAGTTGCTAATTCACAAGAAAAAATTGACATCCATTTTGAAGATTTAGGGAATGAACGCGGTGCTGAAGTTGAATGAATTTATAACACAATTCTTGATTTAATTACAAAAACTAAAGTAAATTACCGTGATATTGCCATTCTTGCTCGTTCTAATTTTTATTTTCGGCAAATAATTGAAAAACTTGAAGCTCATAACATCCCTTTCTTTAAACATGGAAATTCACCACTTGCTTCAAAAAAAGAAGTCCGTGAAGCTGTTTATTTTTTAAAAGTAATCGAAAATTCTGACGCATATGCTTTTGAACAAATAATCAACGTCCCAGCAAAAAAAATTGGATCTGTTACTATCAGCAAATTAAACGAATTAGCATCACAATTTAATCTTAATTTATACGATTTTCTTTTTAATTACTATTCGGGAAAAATAAATTTAAAAGAAAATCAGGGGAAAATTCCACTTAACATCGAAAATCAAGTAAAAATTAAAAATCTTTTAGAGCGAATTACGGCTGCAAGACGGTTTAAAATTGAAATTGAAGAGAAAAAACCTTCTGTTTTCAAACTTTTTTCCCAAGTATTAGATTCTTTTTTGAAAAAAATTGACTACTTTAGTTCAATTAAGGATCCAAAACAAGAATCAGATACAAAAGATCTTTTGAATAAATATTATCAGGCTCTTGACAATTGACAAAAAGAAAATCCTAATAAAAAATTAGCGGATTATCTTGATTATGCGGCAATTTCTCATTTTGAACAAACCGAATCACAAAACCGAATCAATTTATTAACTGTCCATTCTTCAAAAGGGCTCGAATTTGAGTATGTTTTTCTCGTTGGAATGAATCAAGGAATTTTTCCTGCGCAAAAAGTGCTTGATTTAAATTCACAAGATGAATATGAAGAGGAGCGAAGACTTGCTTTTGTGGCTGTAACGCGAGCAAAACGAGTTTTGTACATTACAAACGGATATCGTACTCCTTTTAGTCGTGATATCAGTCGCAAATGAAAAAATAATCAGAATAATATTTCTCCATTTATTAAAGAGATGAAAATTAAGGCTGAACAATTTTATCAATTTCGCAAACTTGATGAATCAGGAAAATTAAATTATCATAAAAATGAATCAGAAAATATTGAATTTTCTCCGGGAAATCTAATAAACCACTTAAAATTTGGTCGTGGAATTGTTTTAGAAGTTAGAGATGATTCAATTTTAGTTAAATTTTTTGATATCCCGAGTGACAAAGGGATCAAAACTCTCGTAAAAACACATAAGTCAATTGAAAAAATCTCATAAAAATGATTATATCAACAGAAACTTATTTAATAATTTTTCTAATTATTTTAATTAGCATTTTTTTTCTTATTTTTCTAATTGCAGCTTTAGTTTTTGCCTTTAATAAAAAAACAAAAACTACTACTGTAATCCCTTTAACTTATGATCCTGAACTAAAAAGAATCAGAGTTAGCGATGTTTTTTCACTCCCATCGCTAAAATACATAATAAAAAATAAAAATTTATTATCAGGACTTTGAATTACACAAGATGATTTTGTTGCCTTACTCGAGAAACCATATCAGCAAATTTTTCTTTCAAGTTTAAAAAACTGAAAGAAAAAAACTATTTGAATAAAATTTCATAAGAGATTCCTATTTAACAACCATTTTCAGGTTTTTTTTCAAGCAAAACCAAAAAATGGTTTTGTAATTCAAGAAGTTCAAAAAACAATTCTTGATACCAAAAGAAACAAAAAAATTTTCAAAGATCGTGTGGTTGATAAATTAATTTTAAACTTTGAACACCCGAGTTTTCTCGTTGCCTTCAGTTTTCCGTTTCAAATTAGTACTGATTTTGTTAAAAATTTTTTTATTTTTTACAATAAAAAAATTTTATTTTTTAAAAAAATTTCTAATTTTTCAATTTTACATTTTGATAACATTTTAGTTATGCAGATTTGTGCAAAATCAGCAAAATTGCTTGAAAAAATTAAAAATTACTACAAATACTATGCAAAAAACCATAATTTAGGGAATTTTTTATTCTGAACAATTATAAATCTTGATCGCAAAGTAAATTATGATTGAAAAATTGAAATTCATAAATTTTTTGATTTTATCGTTAACAGAAAAACTAATTTCCTAGAAATAAAATCTGATGATAAAAATTTTAAACAAATTATCGAAAATAATAACCTAAAACCGTTTATATTCAATGTTAA of Mesomycoplasma dispar contains these proteins:
- a CDS encoding ATP-dependent helicase, producing the protein MSSQNILSQLNDKQKIAVISNSSHLRIVAGAGTGKTSVLTKKIAYIINESLTYPNRILALTFTNKAAEEMRTRVEKLIGEKSKDIQILTFHSLCNLILRIEAKKIVEIEEIPITDYRFNIIDEQDQKKIVEKLLGNHLKTAEDRDEKKITAYQAVEFISKAKNLEKTPEEMLSSANNEIEGIKAQVYQQYVAKTKDNNIIDFDDLLLYTKITFEKNPQISERWQKKFDYVLVDEFQDTSLIQYSILKFFIKNNTRLVVVGDPDQTIYSWRGADPSLILNLEKDYPDLQTVILDKNYRSTQNILDAANHLISNNENRIKKNLVANSQEKIDIHFEDLGNERGAEVEWIYNTILDLITKTKVNYRDIAILARSNFYFRQIIEKLEAHNIPFFKHGNSPLASKKEVREAVYFLKVIENSDAYAFEQIINVPAKKIGSVTISKLNELASQFNLNLYDFLFNYYSGKINLKENQGKIPLNIENQVKIKNLLERITAARRFKIEIEEKKPSVFKLFSQVLDSFLKKIDYFSSIKDPKQESDTKDLLNKYYQALDNWQKENPNKKLADYLDYAAISHFEQTESQNRINLLTVHSSKGLEFEYVFLVGMNQGIFPAQKVLDLNSQDEYEEERRLAFVAVTRAKRVLYITNGYRTPFSRDISRKWKNNQNNISPFIKEMKIKAEQFYQFRKLDESGKLNYHKNESENIEFSPGNLINHLKFGRGIVLEVRDDSILVKFFDIPSDKGIKTLVKTHKSIEKIS
- a CDS encoding RDD family protein, translated to MKNIFEKARFLRRFIAGLFDFVLLFLLFLLFFYLFLILTSWAKWKFYIWILSVFFLTFSYRILFVSFTKQTLGQYLTATKIHFFQENLNFRHKILILFKREIFLTLNWITSLLFASILLDLSFGITFNFFQNFNIQNQNFSLFQQISLSFPALFAKVNFFFLIINNLSIFGSKKLTIIDRYSKTTVYLKKVTLKNDYPSSIQANFIPVHWEGN